AAGGAGGAGGGTCTGCTGCTGGTCCGCCGCAAACCCATATACCCCTTCATACCGTCCGACATGCCGGGGAGGCGCCGGCCCGCGCCCATACACGGCTTGCAGTGTCAGAGTGCCGTCCGACTGCGCCGCGAAAAAGGAGCCTCCGTCGGCGCCGATCATGTTGACCATCTGGCGCAGGAGGGTGGGATATATGTCGTCCGGGTCGCGGACCCGGCGCAGTGCAAAGGCGATCAGCCGGCGCAGATGGACATGGGCCAAACGCTGTTCGCAGGCGTCGAGCGTGTGCTCCCATGGGAACAGCTCGGCCCGGCGCCGGCCCAGCTCCTGATAGCGCCGGCGCAGGTCGGGATCATCCCGCAGGGTCTCGAGGACGCGGCGCAGGGACTGCGGCTGGCCGGCCGCATACAGGAATCCTACCTGCTCTGCTAATCCGCGCACCTCGTGCGCCGAATCCGATGCGACGAGCAGACAGCCGGCGGCGAGGGCCTCCAGCTCCAGGCCGGCGAGACAGCATCCCTGCTCTGCCGCCGGCCAGCACAGCACCTGCCCCTGGCGCAGAAGCGCCCGAATTTCCTCCCGTCCGGCGACGTAATGCACGTGCAGGTTGGGCACGGCAGAGACAAATGGGTTTCCGGCGAGCGCCTCCTGGCCCGCCGGCGCCACCACATGCGCTGTGATGCCCGGCGTGTCCCGGAGCACCTGGACCAGGGCTTCTATGCTTTCTGCGCCGCAGTGCGCAGGGGAAATGACATGCAGGCCGTCGCTTTCCTGGGGCGGGAACGGCACGTGTTCCAGCTCGACGCC
This window of the Anaerolineae bacterium genome carries:
- a CDS encoding GAF domain-containing protein, translated to MSRQVQDVILEEAGPGLRVLEISLARGLGAAFIEEQVRRLAQGLQARGHFVQVICPERFPRGLKRWARWPANRASLANYDILHIHASLPTPQDLRELLGLGYILPEMRARSVWSCYRCLSTGWDEQGARRLSDLALVLTHSAGDYEFLRPYLPEEKLAYVPWGVELEHVPFPPQESDGLHVISPAHCGAESIEALVQVLRDTPGITAHVVAPAGQEALAGNPFVSAVPNLHVHYVAGREEIRALLRQGQVLCWPAAEQGCCLAGLELEALAAGCLLVASDSAHEVRGLAEQVGFLYAAGQPQSLRRVLETLRDDPDLRRRYQELGRRRAELFPWEHTLDACEQRLAHVHLRRLIAFALRRVRDPDDIYPTLLRQMVNMIGADGGSFFAAQSDGTLTLQAVYGRGPAPPRHVGRYEGVYGFAADQQQTLLLPGDIQETYLEESWPVSDLRRSAVIVPVQYRGQLLGVAEAIRGFMRRPFDESHRRWFVWWAEAAGEAVAALERLRKKEGR